A genomic region of Trifolium pratense cultivar HEN17-A07 linkage group LG3, ARS_RC_1.1, whole genome shotgun sequence contains the following coding sequences:
- the LOC123918392 gene encoding T-complex protein 1 subunit delta-like: MATPQIRSSKTESYTDNKRKDDVRQSNIIAARSVANAVRTSLGPKGMDKMISNSNNEVIITNDGATILHKMQVLQPAAKMLVELSKSQDSAAGDGTTTVVIIAGSLLEKCLLLLSHGIHPTVISDSLHKASVKAVDILTAMAVPVELSDRDSLVKSASTSLNSKVVSQYSSLLAPIAVDSVLSVVDPEKPYMVDLRDVKIVKKLGGTVDDTELVKGLVFDKKVSHAAGGPTRMENAKIAVIQFQISPPKTDIEQSIVVSDYSQMDRILKEERSYILGMIKKIKATGCNVLLIQKSILRDAVTDLSLHYLAKAKILVIKDVERDEIEFITKTLNCLPIANIEHFRVEKLGYADLVEELSLGDGKIVKISGIKDMGKTTTVLVRGSNLLVLDEAERSLHDALCVVRCLVAKRFLIAGGGAPEIELSRQLGAWAKVLHGMEGYCIRAFAEALEVIPYTLAENAGLNPIAIVTELRNRHAQGEINAGINVRKGQITNILEENVVQPLLVSTSAITLATECVRMILKIDDIVTVR; this comes from the coding sequence ATGGCGACTCCACAAATCCGTTCCTCCAAAACCGAATCATACACAGACAACAAGCGCAAGGATGACGTCCGTCAATCCAACATCATCGCTGCACGTTCCGTCGCCAACGCCGTCCGCACAAGTCTCGGTCCCAAAGGTATGGACAAAATGATTTCCAATTCTAACAACGAAGTCATCATCACCAACGACGGCGCAACCATTCTCCACAAGAtgcaagtccttcaacctgctGCCAAAATGCTCGTtgaactttccaaatctcaagACTCCGCCGCCGGTGATGGTACAACCACTGTCGTTATTATTGCTGGCTCTCTCCTTGAAAAATGTCTCCTCCTCCTCTCCCACGGTATTCACCCTACCGTTATCTCCGATTCACTCCACAAAGCCTCCGTTAAAGCCGTTGACATCCTCACCGCCATGGCAGTTCCCGTTGAACTCTCCGACCGCGATTCTCTTGTCAAATCCGCTAGTACTTCACTCAACAGCAAGGTCGTTAGTCAGTACTCCTCTCTCCTTGCTCCCATCGCCGTCGATTCAGTTCTCTCTGTTGTGGACCCAGAAAAACCCTACATGGTTGATCTCCGCGATGTTAAGATCGTGAAGAAACTAGGTGGAACCGTTGATGACACGGAGCTTGTGAAGGGTTTGGTATtcgataagaaagttagccatGCCGCTGGTGGACCTACCCGGATGGAGAATGCAAAGATTGCTGTGATTCAGTTCCAGATTTCACCTCCCAAGACTGATATTGAACAGAGCATTGTTGTGAGTGATTATTCTCAGATGGATAGGATTTTGAAGGAAGAGAGAAGTTATATTTTGGGTATGATTAAGAAGATTAAAGCAACTGGTTGTAATGTGTTGTTGATTCAGAAGAGTATTTTGAGAGATGCTGTTACTGATTTGTCTTTACATTACCTTGCTAAAGCTAAGATTTTGGTGATTAAAGATGTTGAGCGAGATGAGATTGAGTTCATTACCAAGACTCTTAATTGTTTGCCTATTGCCAATATTGAGCATTTTCGTGTTGAGAAGTTGGGTTATGCTGATCTTGTGGAGGAGCTTTCTCTTGGGGATGGGAAGATTGTGAAGATTTCGGGTATTAAGGATATGGGAAAGACCACAACTGTGCTTGTTCGTGGATCTAATTTGCTTGTGCTTGATGAAGCTGAGAGGAGTTTGCATGATGCTTTGTGTGTTGTTAGGTGTTTGGTTGCTAAGAGGTTTTTGATTGCCGGTGGTGGTGCACCAGAGATAGAGTTGTCGAGGCAATTGGGTGCTTGGGCAAAGGTGTTGCATGGAATGGAGGGTTACTGCATTCGAGCATTTGCTGAGGCGCTTGAAGTCATTCCTTATACTTTGGCTGAGAATGCTGGTTTGAATCCGATTGCAATTGTTACTGAGCTGAGGAATCGTCATGCACAGGGTGAGATAAATGCTGGAATTAATGTGAGGAAAGGTCAAATTACAAATATCTTGGAGGAGAATGTTGTGCAGCCATTGCTTGTAAGCACGAGCGCTATCACCTTGGCAACAGAGTGTGTGCGGATGATTTTGAAGATTGATGATATTGTCACTGTGAGGTAG